A stretch of the Hydra vulgaris chromosome 09, alternate assembly HydraT2T_AEP genome encodes the following:
- the LOC136085384 gene encoding 52 kDa repressor of the inhibitor of the protein kinase-like translates to MKVSTQPPLSLSKFSKITCCESFSLPPNNYDIGYLVSNYTSYSNVAKTLSNSELQHLVKSVFVPCKTYSFPKNLNGRSFQFMWMEKFPWLTYSKIFDGAFCLPCVLFGCNFPSECSLVERLFSKPFDRWNEASRYFQIHAFGKTNDRSVCRNKSLHVKTAEVLFSMLSIWSCKTESIDITSQKKVQSQISKNRQLLQPIIETTIFYGRLGLSLRGHRDDSEFHPENGEFSNHTVGNFIELLHFRVKAGDKTSQNQLVRCCGEVITDTIIAEIKNSKYFSIIADEASDSLNKEQLSLVIRFVDSKFNIREEFISFLHCTNGVTGEGLFDILLKSISDFSLDIMNCRGQSYDGAGAMAGHTKGLSSRILNLNEKASFVHCYSHRLNLAICASCNVQYVKNLLTHVKEVSYFFNLSPTRQQKLEDRKYCSIGCFDFIVAMCITRNVFDLTLPITRMLQSKSNDIYDGLNLIQVLKDVVSSLRNGVDQHHQMSETKPRTSFISKNRDNTPSESISDYFEFVITIPLLDHLSVQLDTRFDDTTLKCYKALVLVPRKMISVVQCSRDTSWKDSIISFSDFYGTDLPNPLALSGELDLWEAFWLNFKGDIPSNISETLKAINFPGFENIKVCLKLLATFPLTSCECERSFSSLRRLKNYMRSTMVQDRLNGLALMNIHTEIVIDIKKVIDKFATINRRLTFK, encoded by the exons ATGAAAGTCTCTACTCAACCACcattatcattatcaaaatttagtaaaattacaTGTTGTGAATCATTTTCTTTACCGCCCAATAATTATGATATTGGTTATTTGGTTTCTAACTATACTAGTTATTCAAATGTTGCAAAAACCTTAAGTAATTCTGAACTTCAACATTTAGTTAAATCTGTTTTTGTACCTTGTAAAACATATTCTTTTCCTAAAAATCTGAATGGGCGAAGTTTTCAATTTATGTGGATGGAAAAATTTCCATGGCTCACATATTCGAAAATATTTGATGGAGCTTTCTGTTTGCCATGTGTACTTTTTGGGTGCAATTTTCCATCTGAATGTAGTTTAGTCGAAAGATTATTTAGTAAGCCTTTTGATCGCTGGAATGAAGCTTCTCGTTACTTTCAGATACATGCATTTGGCAAAACCAATGATAGGTCTGTCTGCAGAAATAAAAGCTTACATGTAAAAACTgctgaagttttattttcaatgttgTCCATTTGGTCTTGTAAAACAGAATCAATAGATATTACAtctcaaaaaaaagttcaatcaCAGATTTCTAAAAACCGACAGTTATTACAACCTATTATTGAAACAACTATTTTCTATGGACGTCTTGGTCTTTCTTTACGAGGCCATAGAGATGATTCGGAGTTTCATCCTGAAAATGGTGAGTTTTCTAATCATACTGtaggtaattttattgaattgttaCATTTTCGTGTTAAAGCTGGTGATAAA ACATCACAAAATCAGTTAGTAAGGTGTTGTGGAGAAGTTATTACTGACACAATAATagcagaaattaaaaattctaaatatttttctattattgctGATGAAGCTTCTGACAGTTTAAATAAAGAACAGCTATCATTAGTTATACGATTTGTTGATTCGAAGTTTAATATAAGAGAAgaatttatcagttttttacATTGCACAAATGGTGTTACTGGTGAAggattatttgatattttgttaaaaagtatttcagATTTTTCTTTAGATATCATGAATTGCCGAGGACAGTCATATGATGGTGCTGGAGCAATGGCTGGTCATACCAAAGGATTGTCCTCTCgcattttaaatctaaatgaaaAAGCTTCATTTGTTCATTGCTATAGCCATAGGCTAAATTTAGCTATTTGTGCCTCGTGCAACGTACAATATGTTAAGAATCTTCTGACACATGTTAAAGAagtatcatatttttttaatctttcaccTACGAGACAACAAAAGTTAGAGGATCGAAAGTACTGTTCCATCggct gttttgattttattgttgctATGTGCATAACAAGAAATGTGTTTGACTTAACTCTTCCCATAACGCGAATGTTGCAGTCAAAGAGTAATGATATTTATGATggtttaaatcttattcagGTGTTGAAAGATGTTGTATCTTCACTTAGAAATGGAGTTGATCAGCACCATCAAATGT CCGAAACAAAGCCAAGAACTTCCTTTATTTCCAAAAACAGAGATAATACACCTTCCGAAtctatttctgattattttgAGTTTGTTATCACGATTCCTTTGTTAGACCATCTCAGTGTTCAACTAGACACAAGGTTTGATGATACTAccttaaaatgttataaagcaCTTGTGCTAGTTCCTAGAAAAATGATTTCAGTAGTGCAATGTTCTCGTGACACCAGTTGGAAAGACTCCATCATATCTTTCAGTGACTTTTATGGAACAGATTTACCGAATCCGCTTGCTTTGTCTGGTGAGCTTGATTTATGGGAAGCCTTCTGGTTAAATTTTAAAGGAGATATCCCTTCTAATATTTCTGAGACTTTAAAAGCGATAAATTTTCCtggttttgaaaacataaaagtttgtCTAAAGTTACTTGCTACCTTTCCATTAACTTCATGTGAGTGTGAGCGGTCATTTTCTTCGCTTCGGCGCCTAAAAAATTACATGCGAAGCACCATGGTTCAGGACCGCCTAAATGGTTTAGCATTAATGAATATTCATACAGAGATagttatagatataaaaaaagtcattgataAGTTTGCTACTATTAATCGTagattaacttttaaataa